Proteins from a single region of Amycolatopsis sp. CA-230715:
- a CDS encoding DUF6801 domain-containing protein: MSRKLGRAITVTAAVAAAVSMSVVGTASAATTITYKTGDTNLSCSFPLIGNQPVLLKAQFDAPDAVATGDVITPASVKATATISAALHNTLTNLGYNGVQGHADAQVTNVGLSPSPASLSNLNIPTQTYPPGGAIDVNINDTGATIPAFTVTGASGTQASVTLSGTFNAPIELLKTAGGSTPWTMKCTIKSGTPAFSPNVTIS; this comes from the coding sequence ATGTCGCGCAAACTGGGCAGGGCCATCACCGTGACCGCCGCGGTCGCGGCCGCGGTCAGCATGAGCGTCGTTGGCACGGCTTCGGCCGCCACCACCATCACCTACAAGACCGGGGACACCAACCTCAGCTGCAGCTTCCCCCTCATCGGAAACCAGCCGGTGCTGCTGAAGGCGCAGTTCGACGCGCCGGACGCGGTCGCGACCGGGGACGTCATCACGCCGGCCAGCGTCAAGGCCACCGCGACGATTTCCGCCGCACTGCACAACACCCTGACCAACCTCGGCTACAACGGCGTGCAGGGCCACGCGGACGCACAGGTCACCAACGTCGGCCTCAGCCCGAGCCCGGCGAGCCTGAGCAACCTGAACATCCCGACCCAGACCTACCCGCCTGGCGGCGCGATCGACGTCAACATCAACGACACCGGCGCCACCATCCCGGCCTTCACGGTGACCGGTGCTTCGGGCACGCAGGCCAGCGTCACGCTGTCCGGCACGTTCAACGCCCCGATCGAACTGCTGAAGACCGCGGGCGGATCGACCCCGTGGACGATGAAGTGCACGATCAAGTCCGGCACCCCGGCGTTCTCGCCGAACGTCACCATCAGCTGA
- a CDS encoding arginase family protein, protein MLINAVPQRLGSLVPNSAGLPGGCRALASFAGEVLGQDVHEVPIAGTESSTVDGIAHREALVADRAPQLLALEAPEGPVLTVGGDCGVEHVPLGVARFRYGAGLGVLWLDAHPDLNTAESSPSGAFHGMVLRSAFGDGDPEFAASPALTPGRAVLAGTRSFDDGERAAVDDGLVVLAESADPETVLAALAATGADRLYLHLDLDVLDPTEFAALNYPVAGGLTISALTRLLAALGDIPVIGAGITECVAADRAEVVALRPVLTEIGRLLDDAASGPPG, encoded by the coding sequence ATGCTCATCAACGCCGTGCCGCAGCGCCTCGGTTCGCTCGTCCCGAACTCCGCCGGGCTCCCCGGCGGATGCCGCGCACTCGCGAGCTTCGCGGGTGAGGTGCTCGGGCAGGACGTGCACGAGGTGCCGATCGCGGGCACGGAATCGTCCACTGTGGACGGAATCGCGCACAGGGAAGCGCTGGTCGCCGACCGCGCGCCGCAGCTCCTCGCGCTCGAAGCGCCGGAAGGTCCGGTGCTCACCGTCGGCGGCGACTGCGGGGTCGAGCACGTGCCGCTCGGCGTCGCCCGGTTCCGGTACGGCGCGGGCCTCGGCGTGCTGTGGCTCGACGCGCACCCCGACCTGAACACCGCCGAGTCGTCGCCGTCGGGTGCGTTCCACGGCATGGTGCTGCGGTCCGCCTTCGGCGACGGTGACCCCGAGTTCGCGGCCAGCCCGGCGCTCACCCCGGGACGTGCCGTTCTCGCCGGCACCCGCTCCTTCGACGACGGCGAGCGCGCCGCCGTGGACGACGGGCTCGTGGTGCTGGCCGAGTCCGCCGATCCGGAAACCGTGCTGGCCGCGCTCGCCGCGACCGGGGCCGACCGCCTGTACCTGCACCTCGACCTCGACGTGCTCGATCCCACCGAGTTCGCCGCGCTCAACTACCCGGTGGCGGGCGGGCTCACGATCTCCGCGCTCACCCGGCTGCTCGCCGCGCTCGGCGACATCCCGGTCATCGGCGCGGGCATCACCGAATGCGTCGCGGCGGACCGGGCGGAAGTGGTCGCGCTCCGTCCCGTGCTGACCGAGATCGGCAGGCTGCTCGACGATGCGGCATCCGGTCCCCCTGGGTGA
- a CDS encoding DUF6801 domain-containing protein translates to MLGRTIAVIVAAIGTSVAGTASAATTTTYQTGDITLTCLFPLLGNQPVAYKMQFDAPDKVSAGDVITPAAAKATASMGPALVNAFHNWGYSGIQGAANVPVTAVGLSPTSAVLSGLRIPTQPYFAPPPEPFFTIDDVGAALPAFTVTGAPGTQAELRVSATSGAPVTLPVEFVKTMGGVTRWEFKCTIKSGAPDFSPKITIKP, encoded by the coding sequence ATGCTGGGGAGAACCATCGCCGTGATCGTCGCGGCGATCGGCACGAGCGTCGCGGGAACGGCGTCGGCCGCCACCACGACCACCTACCAGACCGGAGACATCACCCTCACCTGCCTCTTCCCCCTTCTCGGAAACCAGCCCGTGGCGTACAAGATGCAGTTCGATGCCCCGGACAAGGTCTCGGCCGGGGACGTCATCACCCCGGCCGCGGCGAAGGCGACCGCGTCGATGGGGCCTGCCCTCGTCAACGCGTTCCACAACTGGGGCTACAGCGGGATCCAGGGGGCTGCGAACGTGCCGGTGACCGCTGTCGGGCTCAGCCCCACCTCTGCTGTCCTCAGCGGACTCCGCATCCCGACCCAGCCCTACTTCGCTCCTCCCCCTGAGCCCTTCTTCACCATCGACGACGTAGGTGCGGCACTTCCGGCCTTCACCGTGACCGGAGCGCCTGGTACTCAGGCCGAGCTGCGGGTGTCGGCCACCTCCGGCGCTCCCGTCACGCTGCCCGTCGAGTTCGTGAAGACCATGGGCGGGGTAACGCGGTGGGAGTTCAAGTGCACGATCAAGTCGGGCGCACCGGACTTCTCGCCGAAGATCACCATCAAGCCATGA
- a CDS encoding MarR family winged helix-turn-helix transcriptional regulator produces MRPSNEDLERIVYPLTRIAEGMRRAQARNFDPTKIAILREAGIKGKVRPSEIASDLELHQSSIARSTRVLEDAGHVNVDPDPDDRRSCLISLTDAGWEEVRRLTALGLDRFADFLESWDAEEVRQFGSLLTKFEESIAATKAREATPGGRRWQKKGKS; encoded by the coding sequence ATGAGGCCGAGCAACGAGGACCTGGAACGGATCGTCTACCCGCTCACCCGCATCGCCGAGGGGATGCGCCGGGCGCAGGCGCGCAACTTCGACCCGACCAAGATCGCGATCCTGCGCGAGGCCGGGATCAAGGGCAAGGTCAGGCCGTCGGAAATCGCCTCCGACCTGGAGCTGCACCAGTCCTCGATCGCCAGGTCCACCCGCGTGCTGGAGGACGCGGGCCACGTCAACGTCGACCCCGATCCCGACGACCGGCGCTCGTGCCTGATCTCGCTGACCGACGCGGGCTGGGAAGAGGTACGCAGGCTTACCGCGCTCGGCTTGGACCGGTTCGCGGACTTCCTCGAATCGTGGGACGCCGAGGAGGTCCGGCAGTTCGGGTCGCTGCTGACCAAGTTCGAAGAGTCCATCGCCGCGACGAAGGCCAGGGAAGCAACCCCGGGCGGACGGCGCTGGCAGAAAAAGGGGAAGTCATGA
- a CDS encoding helix-turn-helix domain-containing protein — MGLERGIDETRTPGPLPRKLADLLRPELGSLADEIVEEIRSTIPAYARPLDGPYGKAIRAGVQYAITLFVEQIADPSVSKEDSHDVHHRLGQYEMRAGRSLDTLQAAYRVGARVSWRRIMRVGRRSGLSSAVMSQLADAMLAFMDELASVALDGYLEAKASTADALDTWRRRLLQLVLEVPPVPAKAIAELAHLIGWEVPAEVTLVAVRPLPGTPHVPARSLLDSDVLAELDGAEPHLLVPGEITPSRVASLQMMLPRCCLAIGARVPLAAAGDSLRWARRTLALAESGVIAQAAVLRSEEHLATVLLHGDELLVNHLRAKLFAPLAGLTAKQRDRMMETLRAWLDSQGNVVDIAERLDVHPQTVRYRMRQLQATFGAKLEDPAARFEMELILRADSTSAPAPVQRGSSWDGYRIADLLPSRTEPAR, encoded by the coding sequence GTGGGCCTGGAGCGAGGGATCGACGAAACGCGGACACCCGGCCCCCTTCCCCGCAAGCTCGCCGATCTGCTGCGGCCCGAACTCGGCAGCCTCGCCGACGAGATCGTCGAGGAGATCCGCTCGACGATCCCCGCCTACGCGCGCCCGCTCGACGGCCCCTACGGCAAGGCGATCAGGGCGGGCGTGCAGTACGCGATCACGTTGTTCGTCGAACAGATCGCCGATCCGAGCGTGTCCAAGGAGGATTCGCACGACGTGCACCACCGGCTCGGCCAGTACGAGATGCGCGCGGGCCGGAGCCTGGACACCCTGCAGGCCGCTTACCGCGTCGGCGCGCGGGTTTCGTGGCGGCGGATCATGCGCGTCGGGCGGCGCAGCGGGCTTTCCTCGGCCGTCATGTCCCAGCTCGCCGACGCGATGCTCGCGTTCATGGACGAGCTGGCCTCGGTCGCGCTCGACGGCTACCTGGAGGCGAAGGCGAGCACCGCGGACGCGCTCGACACCTGGCGAAGACGGCTGCTGCAGCTGGTCCTCGAGGTCCCGCCGGTGCCGGCGAAGGCGATCGCCGAACTGGCGCACCTGATTGGCTGGGAGGTCCCTGCCGAGGTCACGCTCGTCGCGGTGCGGCCGCTGCCCGGTACTCCGCACGTGCCGGCGCGCTCGCTGCTCGACTCGGACGTACTGGCCGAATTGGACGGTGCCGAGCCGCACCTGCTCGTTCCCGGTGAGATCACGCCGTCGAGGGTGGCGTCGTTGCAGATGATGCTGCCGCGCTGCTGCCTCGCGATCGGCGCGCGCGTGCCGCTGGCCGCTGCGGGCGATTCGCTGCGCTGGGCGCGCCGCACGCTCGCGCTCGCCGAGTCCGGGGTCATCGCCCAGGCCGCGGTGCTGCGCAGCGAAGAGCACCTCGCGACGGTGCTGCTGCACGGCGACGAACTGCTGGTGAACCACTTGCGCGCCAAGCTGTTCGCGCCGCTGGCCGGTCTCACCGCGAAGCAGCGCGACCGGATGATGGAGACCCTGCGCGCCTGGCTGGACAGCCAGGGGAACGTCGTCGACATCGCCGAGCGGCTCGACGTGCACCCGCAGACCGTCCGCTACCGGATGCGCCAGCTGCAGGCGACCTTCGGCGCGAAACTGGAGGACCCGGCCGCCCGGTTCGAAATGGAACTGATCCTGCGCGCGGATTCGACCAGCGCACCGGCACCCGTGCAGCGCGGCAGTTCGTGGGACGGCTACCGGATCGCCGACCTGCTCCCGAGCCGCACGGAACCCGCCAGATAA